Proteins encoded within one genomic window of Chelatococcus sp. HY11:
- a CDS encoding alanine racemase, with protein MTPRSSQVVALAHETLTDSAFRSPPKATGLAEACLHVDLAAIRANFAQMQRRFTGGAVTAVVKSNAYGLGLEPVVASLSAAGCDTFWVDDLEEALRVRAMAPSATVYTLLGLAGREPVAFLKADVVPVLVSVAEMRAVAAFAAASGVPMPVAVQIDTGLGRLGLTGEDFLDGTVLGDLWRHLDVRAWVSHLAAFDRPDDASNDDQYNRLLRWLAELPQAPVSLASSSGVYWPPSWHFDIARVGSALYGVQTSRLWQEGLLPCYRLSGHILRVADYAAGSRVGYAGTELTRTSRIATVAIGYANGLPQRFGQRLQARVGDVLVETVGGIAMNLTMVDVTDISTRELAGCSEVVFLDAGLPLEPLAKACNYAPNALLTAIGAGTRKIYRE; from the coding sequence ATGACGCCGCGCAGCAGTCAGGTGGTCGCCCTTGCGCATGAGACGCTGACCGATAGCGCCTTCCGTTCTCCCCCGAAAGCCACCGGGCTCGCTGAGGCATGCCTCCATGTCGATCTCGCGGCCATACGCGCCAATTTCGCGCAGATGCAGCGCCGTTTCACCGGCGGTGCGGTCACGGCCGTCGTCAAGTCCAATGCTTACGGCCTTGGGCTGGAGCCTGTGGTCGCCAGCCTATCGGCCGCCGGCTGCGACACCTTCTGGGTTGATGATCTCGAGGAGGCGCTTCGCGTACGCGCGATGGCGCCGTCCGCAACCGTATACACGCTTCTCGGCTTGGCTGGACGCGAGCCCGTCGCTTTCCTCAAGGCCGATGTCGTTCCAGTCCTCGTGAGCGTTGCCGAGATGCGCGCGGTTGCGGCTTTCGCGGCCGCTTCCGGCGTGCCCATGCCGGTCGCGGTTCAGATCGACACTGGGCTGGGGCGTCTTGGGCTCACCGGCGAGGACTTTCTCGACGGGACGGTGCTTGGCGATTTGTGGCGCCATCTCGATGTCAGGGCGTGGGTCTCGCATCTTGCCGCTTTCGACCGCCCGGACGACGCCAGCAACGACGACCAGTACAACCGGCTGCTGCGGTGGCTGGCGGAACTCCCGCAAGCTCCTGTCAGTCTGGCTTCGTCTTCGGGCGTCTACTGGCCGCCGTCATGGCATTTCGATATCGCGCGTGTCGGCAGCGCGCTCTACGGTGTGCAAACCTCACGTCTATGGCAGGAGGGGCTGCTCCCCTGCTACCGCCTGTCCGGGCATATCCTGCGTGTGGCGGACTATGCCGCAGGCAGCCGGGTTGGCTATGCCGGCACCGAGCTCACGCGCACATCACGTATTGCGACGGTCGCGATCGGCTATGCCAATGGTTTACCGCAGCGTTTCGGGCAGAGACTGCAGGCGCGTGTCGGGGATGTCCTCGTTGAAACGGTTGGCGGGATCGCCATGAACCTGACGATGGTCGACGTCACCGATATCAGCACGCGCGAACTCGCTGGATGTTCCGAGGTCGTTTTCCTCGACGCCGGGCTGCCGCTCGAGCCCCTGGCGAAAGCCTGCAACTATGCCCCGAACGCGCTTCTTACCGCGATCGGCGCCGGTACGCGCAAGATTTATAGGGAGTAG
- a CDS encoding MFS transporter, with protein MKSVRIQLSAVLVLVLVLGLAAFSWRTAGRAEKVLLPELEAKAATVADSVASLMGRALELGIPLDSLEGVRPYLERTVTSNPDIAYVLLRIPGGKVLHAAGDIPAEVPPPALGLNRAQSALSVAVRSGSASPAVLTVGLDPAFARKVVSELWIDLAIIMIVTALVALELMHIAFGAGLYGAIEGVETRLDTIARDDLRLHAAVDGGSEFGRLAARIDRRLADLHGRYAVLVARLAAQGEALRQAIVEGLRKEFKLGEGSSEAPVSVIAVRAPLFIFMLAEELTRPFLPIYIKDLAAPIPGLSPDMVASLPMVAFLAVVALSQPILGGVTDRLGRRTSLIIGAALGLVGYIGSAMATDLVMLTLARVVSGLGFAAVFVSAQGFVIDHTDLRQRASGMAMFIGAILVAGLCGPPIGGMLADRLGIRATFVIAGLVAGASLILALIAMPGGRGDERRSAPKGPTIRWRDFGPILASPPLACLFFLCALPAKIILVAYCFFLVPLHMQALGAGQAATGRLLMVYPIAMVLLVPAFAALASRLNQRAPFVALGGIVAGLSGLSVLISAEEPLVLALMLGLFGIGQAISIAPQSALVGEFGRGLSGDISESSLYGIFRLVERTGNALGPAFAGFLLGRYGFTSAVVTIGLGMAFASAVFVAVFAYWRSSRHTTVVQAE; from the coding sequence GTGAAGAGCGTCCGGATACAGCTATCGGCCGTACTGGTTCTCGTGCTTGTCCTTGGCTTGGCTGCCTTCAGCTGGCGTACGGCGGGCCGTGCGGAAAAGGTGTTGCTGCCGGAACTTGAGGCAAAGGCCGCGACAGTTGCCGATTCGGTCGCGAGCCTGATGGGCCGCGCGCTTGAGCTCGGCATTCCGCTCGACAGCCTGGAGGGCGTCCGCCCCTATCTGGAGCGGACCGTCACGAGCAATCCGGACATCGCCTATGTCCTGCTCCGCATTCCAGGCGGGAAGGTCTTGCACGCGGCGGGAGACATACCCGCCGAGGTGCCCCCACCGGCTCTAGGCCTTAATCGCGCGCAATCGGCGCTGTCTGTCGCGGTCCGCAGCGGTTCCGCGAGCCCGGCGGTGCTGACGGTTGGGCTTGATCCGGCCTTCGCGCGCAAGGTGGTGTCGGAACTCTGGATCGATCTTGCCATCATCATGATCGTCACAGCGCTGGTCGCGCTCGAACTAATGCATATCGCCTTCGGCGCCGGGCTCTATGGCGCCATCGAAGGCGTGGAGACGCGGCTCGACACGATCGCCCGTGATGATCTGCGTCTGCATGCGGCAGTCGACGGCGGCAGTGAATTCGGCCGCCTCGCCGCGCGGATAGACCGGCGTCTCGCCGATCTGCACGGTCGCTACGCGGTCCTCGTCGCTCGCCTCGCCGCGCAGGGCGAGGCTCTGCGTCAAGCCATCGTCGAAGGGCTGCGCAAGGAGTTCAAGCTCGGCGAAGGCTCAAGCGAGGCACCGGTTTCGGTCATCGCAGTTCGCGCGCCGCTCTTCATCTTCATGCTGGCCGAAGAGCTCACACGACCTTTCCTGCCGATCTATATCAAGGATCTCGCCGCGCCGATCCCCGGGCTTTCGCCGGATATGGTCGCCAGTCTGCCGATGGTAGCTTTCCTCGCCGTCGTCGCATTGTCCCAGCCCATCCTTGGCGGTGTGACGGACCGGCTCGGCCGGCGCACAAGCCTTATCATAGGCGCGGCCCTCGGCCTTGTCGGCTACATCGGGTCCGCGATGGCAACCGACCTTGTCATGCTGACCCTCGCGCGCGTGGTATCTGGGCTTGGCTTCGCCGCCGTGTTCGTCAGCGCCCAGGGCTTCGTCATCGACCATACGGATCTGCGCCAGCGCGCCAGCGGCATGGCGATGTTCATCGGCGCGATCCTCGTCGCGGGCCTCTGCGGTCCGCCGATCGGCGGCATGTTGGCTGATCGTCTTGGGATACGCGCGACCTTCGTGATCGCCGGCCTGGTGGCTGGAGCGAGCCTCATTCTCGCGCTCATCGCCATGCCGGGCGGCCGCGGCGATGAGCGCCGCTCCGCGCCCAAAGGGCCGACCATCCGCTGGCGCGACTTTGGCCCTATCCTCGCCTCGCCACCGCTGGCCTGCCTGTTTTTTCTATGCGCGCTGCCCGCCAAGATCATCCTGGTGGCCTACTGCTTCTTCCTCGTGCCGTTGCACATGCAGGCGCTGGGGGCAGGGCAGGCGGCAACCGGACGGCTCCTGATGGTCTATCCGATCGCCATGGTCCTCCTGGTGCCGGCTTTCGCCGCGCTTGCGAGCCGGCTCAATCAGCGTGCTCCCTTCGTGGCGCTTGGAGGCATCGTGGCCGGGCTCTCCGGCCTCAGTGTGCTTATCAGCGCGGAGGAGCCGCTTGTTCTCGCGTTGATGCTCGGGCTGTTTGGAATCGGGCAGGCCATCAGCATCGCACCGCAATCGGCGCTGGTCGGCGAGTTTGGTCGTGGGCTCTCGGGCGATATCAGTGAGAGCTCACTTTATGGTATATTCCGTCTCGTCGAGCGCACGGGCAATGCGCTTGGACCCGCATTTGCGGGCTTTCTCTTGGGGCGGTATGGATTTACCTCAGCCGTGGTGACCATCGGACTTGGCATGGCCTTCGCTTCGGCTGTGTTTGTCGCCGTATTTGCCTACTGGCGATCGTCGCGTCATACGACGGTCGTGCAGGCTGAATAA
- a CDS encoding SpoIIE family protein phosphatase, with product MFLRTRVALLVSIVLVIAIGAVVVLGLQRENLAARPYTTIAITGQDALWREILASQTAELNGTVSTIAGDERLRAALLGGDLPRVRSLLFNFASLDPTSEDQTELQIIDRQGRVVATSSLVPEPPRLLDISTVEAVLDGQRPAGIRQVGSDQFRVLATSVLTVPSGDRWVIIAAAPTTRPLTRFSTAMGGEAFMLSTRGRLIDGTDNDLWRRLALELPQRTATVTQAELNDRLFAVTAVPLTDLSAGFAGLLVVVQDATASLSAVRMLTRLGLVMAACVLLLTLGGFYLYLRRSFAPLEQAVDVLDALGRGDTSVRLSGGGNDEIGRIARAVAELRRSLVTLDQTRRQRELQRRRQERFVRRQMEELAGTLEPGAREEVLGDLGRIVAATSTTGNNAGQSTDPIAQLIRHDDQLGPLAAVLQQMSGRVVEQHRRLSELVARLREALVRETQLATLQQELAIAHDLQQSVIPDDFPDRPHFSISGFMESAREVGGDFYDFFERADGKLVFVIADVSGKGIPAAFFMAISRTLLKAIALFENDPGVCVRQLNELLAADNDQMMFVTLFFGVLDPETGHLDYVNAGHGPPVRIRANGEISMLPITDDMAVAIMESVPFTTRSIDLSPGDTLVLYTDGVTEAFNAAGEQYGEQRLLDILDEVPADAEASALSSAVALDVATFEAGCDRSDDITLVVLRYKGEPALAALPQRTAHAL from the coding sequence ATGTTTCTGAGAACCCGCGTCGCGCTTCTCGTCTCAATTGTTCTCGTCATTGCGATCGGCGCGGTGGTCGTGCTCGGCCTGCAGCGCGAAAACCTCGCGGCCCGGCCCTATACAACGATTGCTATCACCGGGCAGGACGCATTGTGGCGCGAGATCCTCGCGTCGCAGACGGCCGAGCTCAACGGGACGGTGAGCACGATAGCCGGCGACGAGCGTCTCCGGGCCGCGTTGCTTGGCGGCGACCTGCCGCGCGTGCGCTCGCTCCTTTTCAATTTCGCAAGCCTCGATCCGACCTCCGAGGACCAGACCGAGCTGCAGATCATAGATCGTCAAGGCCGGGTGGTGGCGACGAGCTCCCTCGTGCCGGAGCCGCCTCGGCTGCTTGACATCAGCACGGTCGAGGCGGTTCTTGATGGACAAAGGCCGGCAGGTATTCGCCAGGTGGGATCGGATCAGTTCCGCGTGCTCGCCACATCGGTTCTGACCGTGCCGTCGGGTGATCGCTGGGTCATCATCGCAGCCGCCCCCACCACGCGCCCGTTGACGCGCTTTTCGACAGCCATGGGCGGCGAGGCCTTCATGCTGTCGACGCGAGGGCGGCTGATCGACGGCACCGATAACGATCTCTGGCGCCGCCTCGCCCTTGAACTGCCACAGCGCACGGCGACCGTCACCCAGGCGGAACTCAACGACCGTCTGTTCGCAGTCACCGCCGTGCCGCTCACGGACCTCTCGGCCGGCTTTGCCGGGTTGCTCGTGGTTGTCCAGGATGCAACGGCGAGCCTCAGCGCCGTGCGCATGCTGACACGCCTTGGCCTGGTCATGGCGGCTTGCGTGCTCCTGCTCACCCTTGGCGGATTCTACCTCTACCTGCGCCGCAGCTTCGCCCCTCTCGAACAGGCTGTCGATGTGCTTGACGCGCTTGGCCGCGGTGACACCTCGGTCAGGTTGAGCGGTGGCGGAAATGACGAGATCGGGCGTATCGCCCGGGCGGTGGCGGAGCTGCGCCGCAGCCTTGTCACGCTCGACCAGACCCGTCGGCAGCGTGAGCTTCAGCGCCGCAGGCAGGAGCGTTTCGTCCGCCGGCAGATGGAAGAGCTGGCGGGCACGCTGGAGCCCGGCGCACGCGAGGAGGTTCTTGGTGATCTCGGCCGGATTGTCGCCGCGACATCGACCACGGGCAACAATGCCGGCCAGTCCACAGACCCCATCGCGCAGCTCATCCGCCATGACGACCAGCTCGGGCCCCTGGCAGCGGTGCTGCAGCAGATGTCGGGGCGCGTCGTCGAACAGCATCGGCGACTCTCCGAGCTCGTTGCTCGTCTCCGCGAAGCCCTGGTGCGCGAGACCCAGCTCGCGACTTTGCAGCAGGAACTCGCGATCGCGCATGACCTGCAACAATCGGTCATCCCCGACGACTTCCCCGACCGACCGCACTTTTCAATTTCCGGCTTCATGGAATCGGCCCGCGAAGTCGGTGGCGACTTCTACGACTTCTTCGAGCGCGCCGACGGCAAGCTCGTCTTCGTTATCGCCGACGTGTCGGGCAAAGGCATACCCGCCGCCTTCTTCATGGCGATCTCACGGACCTTGCTGAAGGCCATCGCGCTGTTTGAAAACGATCCGGGCGTCTGTGTCCGGCAGCTCAACGAACTCCTCGCTGCCGACAATGACCAGATGATGTTTGTCACTTTGTTCTTCGGCGTCCTCGACCCTGAGACTGGCCATCTGGACTATGTGAATGCCGGACACGGGCCGCCGGTGCGCATCCGCGCAAACGGTGAGATCTCCATGTTGCCCATTACAGACGACATGGCTGTCGCCATCATGGAGTCCGTTCCGTTCACCACGCGCTCGATAGACCTCTCACCGGGCGACACGCTCGTTCTCTACACGGATGGCGTGACCGAGGCCTTCAACGCGGCCGGTGAGCAGTATGGCGAACAGCGCCTTTTGGATATCCTCGACGAGGTGCCCGCTGACGCCGAGGCCAGCGCACTCTCGTCGGCGGTTGCCCTGGATGTGGCGACCTTCGAGGCCGGCTGCGACCGCTCTGACGACATCACTCTGGTCGTGCTACGATACAAGGGCGAACCAGCCCTGGCGGCGCTGCCTCAGCGAACAGCCCACGCCCTGTAG
- a CDS encoding RHE_PE00001 family protein — MSMIRKRSVAALSESLVGPLLLAEDAVARLDERLRASPVREAWVSRSHFHEACAARWIAGDLVHLEDLVLNDAAMDIRTPTHELTRASAVLRAHRGIASHAPGWALSATGLNALSGRNASWLDDDAAQSSQRVEELVGAEAEAEAEQAFADIDALLARSNRAIADARSPAPGRLSGLADLGLYDSERNDEELLARWRERIDLERPPVLAALDAWEAWVDLAPLQTMSWLGPLLVAAVLRAGGKTQHHLACVSLGLREARRAKGGSTLHGYAMAPPKVAMLNAIKAAAEAGLQEHDRLMLARTQLERFLTNRRSHSRLPGLVDLVLAKPLVTPQLVAKELKVTARGALDLIGALSPTLKEVTGRGRYRAWAVR; from the coding sequence ATGAGTATGATTCGCAAGCGTAGTGTGGCGGCTCTGTCGGAGAGCCTTGTTGGTCCGCTTCTCCTGGCGGAGGATGCGGTGGCGCGTCTCGACGAGCGCTTGCGGGCAAGTCCTGTCCGTGAAGCCTGGGTCAGCCGCAGCCACTTCCATGAAGCCTGCGCGGCCCGTTGGATCGCCGGCGATCTCGTTCATCTCGAGGATCTCGTGCTGAACGACGCGGCCATGGACATTCGCACGCCGACCCATGAGCTGACCCGCGCTTCCGCGGTGTTGCGGGCCCATCGCGGCATCGCCAGCCATGCGCCGGGCTGGGCCTTGAGCGCGACGGGCCTCAACGCCCTGAGCGGCCGCAACGCGTCGTGGCTTGATGATGACGCCGCCCAGTCCTCGCAACGGGTGGAGGAACTTGTTGGCGCCGAAGCTGAGGCCGAAGCCGAGCAAGCATTCGCCGATATCGATGCGCTTTTAGCCCGTTCCAACAGGGCCATCGCCGATGCGCGTTCGCCCGCGCCGGGGCGGCTTTCGGGTCTGGCGGACTTAGGGCTCTATGATTCCGAGCGGAACGACGAGGAGTTGCTCGCGCGCTGGCGGGAGCGGATCGATCTGGAGCGACCACCGGTTCTTGCGGCGCTTGATGCCTGGGAGGCCTGGGTCGATCTGGCGCCGCTGCAGACCATGTCCTGGCTCGGGCCTCTTCTGGTCGCGGCCGTCTTGCGGGCGGGAGGCAAGACGCAGCACCATCTCGCCTGTGTCAGTCTTGGCCTTCGCGAAGCGCGTCGGGCCAAGGGCGGCTCCACGTTACACGGTTATGCGATGGCGCCGCCGAAGGTGGCCATGCTCAACGCGATCAAGGCCGCCGCCGAAGCGGGCCTGCAGGAGCACGACCGGCTGATGCTCGCGCGCACGCAGCTGGAGCGGTTTCTGACCAATCGGCGCTCTCATTCGCGCTTGCCCGGCCTTGTCGATCTGGTCCTCGCGAAGCCCCTCGTCACGCCGCAACTCGTCGCCAAGGAACTCAAGGTGACGGCGAGAGGCGCGCTCGATCTGATCGGCGCTTTAAGCCCGACGTTGAAGGAGGTGACGGGCCGGGGACGCTACAGGGCGTGGGCTGTTCGCTGA
- a CDS encoding ABC transporter substrate-binding protein, protein MRRRSFLQFAAGGTAALAAGGAFAQARNGPFKIYRITYRGRTEVEDGFDDYLAANRVEATFIERDADRGRAKLSDFVEEIRQLKPDLVYTWGTPVTLGVAGRYDAADKAAFITNTPIVFTLVAAPVNAGIVPSLAEPGRNVTGAVHVVPTAIQLRAMSSYRPIVKLGVLYTETEQNSVAIVEEVKALQQSMKFELIPRQFRVDSAGRPIADGIEELIAEIKAAGANWLYLLPDTFLGTQYKRVVPAALKEKLPTFGAAELAIREGGALVGLVTRYYSVGQLAASKAVKILRQGLSPAQIPIESLKRFSLIINMPVAKELDLYPPIEMLNYAEVLTG, encoded by the coding sequence ATGCGTCGTCGTTCGTTTCTGCAGTTCGCCGCCGGCGGTACCGCCGCGCTCGCGGCAGGCGGCGCCTTTGCCCAGGCGCGTAACGGGCCGTTCAAGATCTATCGCATTACCTATCGTGGCCGCACCGAGGTCGAGGACGGTTTTGACGATTATCTCGCGGCCAATCGCGTCGAAGCAACCTTCATCGAGCGGGACGCGGACCGTGGCCGGGCCAAGCTCAGCGATTTCGTCGAGGAAATCCGGCAGCTGAAGCCGGATCTCGTCTACACCTGGGGCACGCCGGTGACGCTCGGCGTGGCCGGGCGCTATGACGCGGCTGACAAGGCGGCCTTCATCACCAACACGCCGATCGTGTTTACCCTCGTCGCGGCTCCCGTGAATGCCGGCATCGTGCCGAGCCTTGCCGAGCCCGGCCGCAATGTGACCGGCGCTGTGCATGTGGTGCCAACGGCGATCCAGCTGAGGGCCATGAGCTCCTACCGTCCGATCGTGAAGCTCGGTGTGCTCTATACGGAGACGGAGCAGAACTCGGTCGCGATCGTCGAGGAGGTGAAGGCTCTCCAGCAGTCGATGAAATTCGAGCTCATCCCACGCCAGTTCCGCGTCGATTCCGCTGGCCGGCCGATCGCTGACGGCATCGAGGAATTGATCGCGGAGATCAAAGCGGCCGGTGCGAACTGGCTCTACCTCCTGCCGGATACCTTTCTCGGAACCCAGTACAAACGTGTGGTGCCGGCTGCCCTCAAGGAGAAGCTTCCGACATTCGGTGCGGCCGAGCTCGCCATCCGCGAGGGTGGAGCGCTGGTGGGGCTCGTGACCCGCTACTATTCCGTCGGGCAGCTTGCGGCCTCGAAAGCCGTCAAGATCCTGCGCCAGGGCTTGTCACCGGCGCAAATACCAATCGAGAGTCTCAAGCGATTTTCGTTGATCATCAATATGCCGGTGGCGAAGGAGCTCGATCTCTATCCGCCGATCGAGATGCTGAACTATGCGGAAGTCCTGACGGGGTGA